The Clostridia bacterium DNA segment AGGCGGTCAGTTTTGGACTAGTGCTCTTTCTCAAGTAGAGGGAGACGAACGCTTGCAAGGAATTGCATTTGGGGTAAACCATGTTACCGGCCATATCAAAGCATACCCTGCAGAAGTTAGCACCATGGGCAAATATGTTCGTCCCGTGCGGGGTGATATCTACGGAGCAGAGGATTATACAGATAACGAGGATGGCACCGTGACAGATAATGCAAGTGGTCTAATGTGGATGGCTGTCGATGTAGGAGAATGTGTGGAATGGGAAGCAGCGCTTGAACTAGCTGAAAACTATGAGTATGCCGGATACACAGACTGGAGACTTCCAGATGTAAAAGAGTTACAGAGCATTGTAGATTACTCTGGGGCTTATCCAGCCATCAATCAAAACTACTTCCAATGCACTGAGACAGAAGAAAACCCAAACTATTACTATTGGACCAGTACTTCTGCCTATTTCAGTGAACATGAGCCAGATTATAACTCTGCCTGGTATGTGGCATTTGGATATACATCACATGGTGCAGGAGCAGTTAGATTTTCTCCAAAATATGAAGAAAGTGCTGCATCCTCAGAAGGAGAAGACAATATATTCAATTCTGTAAGACTAGTTCGGAATGCAGACTAAGTCACAAGTCGTTGTTGGATAGAGGCAATGATTGAGGTATTAAGAAGCCTTTTAATTTTTTGTTATGATGAAAATGATGTAACAAAAGGTCCTGGAAACAAGGAAAATAGTTGGGCCTACTTTCTAATCAACGTTATTGACTAAAACCAGTTTATCATTTTCTTTTATCACGGTACTCCCGTTAGGAACAATTATATTATTTCCACGTTTAACGATTGCAATTAAACTATTTGAATCAATTTTGATTGAATGTATTGGTTTTTCTTTCCAATCATGGTCACTATGTATTCTAATTTCATTTACTTCGATATGGATGTATTCTTCATATCCAGGAGCAGCCATTAGGACAATATCACCGTGCTCAATAATAGTATCTCCATTTGGTACAATTGCCTTATTGAGCTTAATAATGGTTACTACTAACACCTGTGGTGGTAACTCCAATTCTTTTACTTTGAGAGAGATCCAAGGATGGTTAGATGCAATCGGTAAACGAATAAGCTGAATTACATTTTCTTCCTGGTAATCGGTAAAGGTTTTTAACACATCACCATCTTGATCGATCATATTTAGTTTTTTGGCAACGTAAGGAAGCAGTGTTCCTTGGAAAGCGATAGAGAATAAAACGACACAAAAAACAATATGGAAGATATCGTTTTTTAAGTAAGCAGGATTTACCGTTGCAATGATTGCAAAAACAATAGCAGATGCTCCTCTAATTCCTGAAAATGATACTAATGCAATTTGATTCATATCACATTTCAGAGGTTTCAATAGGGTGAAAATAGCGATTGGCCGAGCAACGAATGTCAAGAAAACAGTTATACAAAAAGCAATAAATATGATTTGGGGCATCTGGGACGGAAAGGCTAGTAGGCCTAAAAGGAAAAAAATGCATATTTGCACAAGCCCAGTTAGTCCATCAAAAAAATTTATGAGAACACGCTTGTTCTTAAGGTATTGATTTCCAATTATGATCCCAAAAAGATAGGTACTCAAATAACCATTGCCCCCTATTTTCTCAGGCAAGGAAAAAGATAATAAAACCATGCCTACAAAGTAGATGATTTCCAATCCATTTGATTTCAAATCGAATTTGTTATATAGCTTTATTGTAATATAGGACAAAGCAAGGGCACATAAAATTCCAATAATGAATTGCCCTGCAATTATATAAACATATTTTCCATATGTAGTAGACCCATTCATCATTTCTAGTACGATGAGTGTCAGCATATATGCAGTAGGGTCATTGCTTCCACTTTCCAACTCTAACATTGGTGAGACCTGATTTTTTAAAGAAAGTTTTTTAGACTTTAAAATTGAAAAGACAGAGGCTGCATCAGTAGAACTTATTACAGCACCGAGTAGAAAACTTTCAAGTAGGTCTATGCGAAGGATGAAATAACAAAAGAGACCAACTAGTAGCGCCGTTAGTATGACCCCAACTGAAGACAAAAGAAGAGCTTTCACGGCTACTGGCTTGGCAGTCTTCCATCGTGTACCAAACCCACCATAGAACATAATGAAGATAAGAGCTACCGAACAGATAACTTCCGCTAATTGATAATTATCAAATGGAATTCGAACAATTCCATCCGAACCAAAAAATAATCCGAGCCCGATGAATAATAGGAGGCTAGGTATACCAATCTTCTTTGAAAATTTATTAATAATTATGGATAAAATAATCACTATAGAAGAAATAAAAAGTTTATCAATCATGTTATTCACCTCCTTTAACAAACTAAAACCAAAGCCATACAGATAAGCCAGTATGTATATATAAATTCGTGTGGGAAATATGATTGTGCGACACCAGTAATTGGTTTCATAAAATATGTGGCTAGTCGTTGCTTGTTGAATACCCCACAAAACCTGTAGACACCCTGGTCTATAGGGTTCTCGGAAGGTAGTGCAAGGAATGTTTGGGGATGCCAAGCACCACTCTTTGTTTAAGTATACTATATCCATGGTAGCGGAAGTGAATTATGGGAGAAATGATAGAGGTCTGCAGTTCAAATAATGGCAGTCTGACTACTGAAGATGCAAAAACATAAATTATGTTTATCCCTAAAAGCAAGTTAGGAAAATGATGTCATAGCGATTTACCAATTCAATTGTTTGCCGAGCGTATTTGCTCTAAAAAAACCAGTCTGTAAAATCTTGTTTTGAAGATAAGATTTTACAGACTGGTTATATGATGATAAATATTATGTGCTATTTACTAATTATTATTCCTGCACTAGGTCCAGCGCTTTGGTCGTATACTACTGTTGGATCAAAAATCCATACACCCCTTGTTGTCATACCTGCCTTTTTTGTTTGTTCTGCAATTTTAGCAAACAATTCTCCATCTGTTTGACGCTCTACTACTAAGGCATTTACTAAATAGGACTCGGTTCCTTTTACAACTAAAACAGCAATATTCTTATTTCCTGCTAAGTTTTCAGATGTCTTCTTCA contains these protein-coding regions:
- a CDS encoding DUF1566 domain-containing protein; this translates as MKKLMVLLLVGSMTLSITACGKTQNEGETIASSPVVTTGQTTSYDKDGNIIDPAEGEAGFGQDAEYASVAFSFTDNGNGTISDANTGLMWFSVPEAVKMTYSEALDYVENLEYAGYSDWRLPTPKELFSLSDFSEGWPYINTDYFTFNESAVVTPEGIEGGPQGSAPQGEEESMEGEEPAPLPEDPSDATESTTEGPSESASKEGGQFWTSALSQVEGDERLQGIAFGVNHVTGHIKAYPAEVSTMGKYVRPVRGDIYGAEDYTDNEDGTVTDNASGLMWMAVDVGECVEWEAALELAENYEYAGYTDWRLPDVKELQSIVDYSGAYPAINQNYFQCTETEENPNYYYWTSTSAYFSEHEPDYNSAWYVAFGYTSHGAGAVRFSPKYEESAASSEGEDNIFNSVRLVRNAD
- a CDS encoding potassium/proton antiporter, translating into MIDKLFISSIVIILSIIINKFSKKIGIPSLLLFIGLGLFFGSDGIVRIPFDNYQLAEVICSVALIFIMFYGGFGTRWKTAKPVAVKALLLSSVGVILTALLVGLFCYFILRIDLLESFLLGAVISSTDAASVFSILKSKKLSLKNQVSPMLELESGSNDPTAYMLTLIVLEMMNGSTTYGKYVYIIAGQFIIGILCALALSYITIKLYNKFDLKSNGLEIIYFVGMVLLSFSLPEKIGGNGYLSTYLFGIIIGNQYLKNKRVLINFFDGLTGLVQICIFFLLGLLAFPSQMPQIIFIAFCITVFLTFVARPIAIFTLLKPLKCDMNQIALVSFSGIRGASAIVFAIIATVNPAYLKNDIFHIVFCVVLFSIAFQGTLLPYVAKKLNMIDQDGDVLKTFTDYQEENVIQLIRLPIASNHPWISLKVKELELPPQVLVVTIIKLNKAIVPNGDTIIEHGDIVLMAAPGYEEYIHIEVNEIRIHSDHDWKEKPIHSIKIDSNSLIAIVKRGNNIIVPNGSTVIKENDKLVLVNNVD
- a CDS encoding pyridoxamine 5'-phosphate oxidase family protein — its product is MIIPEKVVTLLNDPEASKVLTTVSSEGIPHSIVVGSIMAPDEKTICAAEILMKKTSENLAGNKNIAVLVVKGTESYLVNALVVERQTDGELFAKIAEQTKKAGMTTRGVWIFDPTVVYDQSAGPSAGIIISK